The proteins below are encoded in one region of Sideroxydans lithotrophicus ES-1:
- the pstB gene encoding phosphate ABC transporter ATP-binding protein PstB — protein MTAEQIISAPKVIVRDLNFYYGADRALKDINLVIPEKMVTAFIGPSGCGKSTLLRTFNRMYQLYPKQRATGEILLDGENLLDKKQDLNTLRAKIGMVFQKPTPFPMSIYDNIAFGVKLYENLSGHEMEERIEWALKKAALWNEVKDKLKQSGTGLSGGQQQRLCIARAIAVKPQVLLLDEPTSALDPISTAHIEKLIDELKKDFTIVIVTHNMQQAARISDFTAYMYLGELIEFGDTSNVFTNPKRKETEDYITGRFG, from the coding sequence ATGACAGCCGAACAAATCATCTCCGCACCCAAAGTGATCGTGCGCGACCTGAACTTCTATTACGGCGCCGACCGTGCGCTGAAAGACATCAACCTCGTCATTCCGGAAAAGATGGTCACCGCCTTCATCGGGCCTTCCGGCTGCGGAAAGTCCACCCTGCTGCGCACCTTCAACCGCATGTACCAGCTTTATCCGAAACAGCGTGCCACCGGCGAGATATTGCTGGATGGGGAAAACCTGCTGGACAAGAAACAGGACCTCAACACGCTGCGCGCCAAGATCGGCATGGTGTTCCAGAAGCCCACCCCGTTCCCGATGTCCATTTACGACAACATCGCCTTCGGCGTGAAGCTGTATGAGAACCTCAGCGGCCACGAAATGGAAGAACGCATCGAGTGGGCGTTGAAGAAGGCAGCACTGTGGAATGAAGTAAAGGACAAGCTGAAACAGAGCGGTACCGGCCTCTCCGGCGGTCAGCAGCAGCGCCTGTGCATCGCTCGCGCCATCGCCGTCAAACCGCAAGTGCTGTTGCTGGATGAGCCCACTTCCGCGCTCGACCCCATCTCCACGGCGCACATCGAAAAGCTCATCGACGAACTGAAGAAGGACTTCACCATCGTCATCGTCACTCACAACATGCAACAGGCGGCGCGCATCTCCGATTTTACCGCCTACATGTATCTGGGCGAACTCATCGAATTCGGCGACACCAGCAACGTGTTCACCAATCCGAAGCGGAAAGAAACCGAAGATTACATCACCGGACGTTTCGGTTAA
- the pstA gene encoding phosphate ABC transporter permease PstA, with the protein MFDLYTRRRFVNAISLGISVLAMLFGLFWLVWILWTLLVNGIPGLLGMHVFTQTTPPPGSSGGLINAIWGSVMMTVVGILIGTPIGILSGTYLAEFGQRGWLAPATRFINDILLSAPSIVIGLFVYEVYVIKVGHFSGWGGAFALAILVIPVVIRTTENMLRLVPNSLREAAAALGAPQWKIISFVTLRAARAGILTGILLAIARISGETAPLLFTALNNQFWSNNMNQPMANLPVVIFQFAMSPYDDWHSLAWAGALLITLSVLTLNIVARVLFRQKANAQ; encoded by the coding sequence ATGTTCGATCTGTACACTCGCCGCCGCTTCGTCAACGCAATCAGCCTGGGCATCTCTGTTCTGGCCATGCTGTTCGGCCTGTTCTGGCTCGTCTGGATATTGTGGACGCTGTTGGTGAATGGCATTCCCGGCCTGCTTGGCATGCATGTATTCACCCAGACCACCCCCCCTCCCGGAAGCTCCGGTGGCCTGATCAACGCCATCTGGGGCAGCGTGATGATGACCGTAGTCGGCATTCTCATCGGCACTCCTATCGGCATCCTCTCCGGAACCTATCTTGCCGAATTCGGCCAGCGCGGCTGGCTGGCCCCGGCTACGCGTTTCATCAACGACATCCTGCTGTCCGCACCCTCCATCGTCATCGGCTTGTTCGTGTATGAGGTCTACGTGATCAAAGTCGGACACTTTTCCGGATGGGGCGGCGCATTCGCGCTCGCCATCCTCGTCATCCCGGTGGTCATCCGCACCACCGAGAACATGCTGCGCCTGGTCCCCAACAGCTTGCGCGAAGCCGCAGCTGCATTGGGTGCGCCACAATGGAAAATCATCAGTTTTGTCACGCTGCGCGCCGCGCGTGCCGGGATATTGACCGGGATATTGCTGGCCATCGCACGCATCAGCGGCGAAACTGCACCGCTACTGTTCACCGCATTGAACAACCAGTTCTGGAGCAACAACATGAACCAGCCGATGGCCAACTTGCCGGTGGTCATTTTCCAGTTCGCCATGAGTCCATACGACGATTGGCACAGCCTAGCATGGGCAGGAGCCCTGCTCATCACCCTGAGCGTCCTCACCCTGAACATCGTAGCCCGAGTACTATTCCGCCAGAAGGCGAACGCACAATGA
- the pstC gene encoding phosphate ABC transporter permease subunit PstC: MPTFIREAHLKRQTVFDLLFRNLTRLAAVAVLALLAAIIGSLIMGSLPAIHAFGFGFLVSPDWDPVNDKFGALIPIIGTLITSGIALLIAIPVSFGIAIFLTELSPKWLRRPLGIAVELLAGIPSIIYGMWGLFIFAPLFAEHVEPWINHHIGTLPLIGAFFSGPPMGIGILTAGIILSIMVIPFIASVMRDVFDVVPAMLKESAYGLGATTWEVMWKVVLPYTKIGVVGGIMLGLGRALGETMAVTFVIGNAHDLNKSLLMPGNSISSALANEFNEAVGDLYTSSLIELGLILFFITFVVLSLARLMLHKLAKREGHGA; encoded by the coding sequence ATGCCGACGTTCATACGCGAAGCGCACCTTAAACGACAAACCGTGTTCGACTTGCTGTTCCGCAACCTGACACGACTGGCTGCCGTTGCAGTATTGGCGCTGCTCGCTGCGATCATCGGTTCGTTGATCATGGGCAGTCTCCCCGCTATCCATGCCTTCGGTTTCGGTTTTCTGGTCAGTCCTGACTGGGATCCAGTCAACGACAAATTCGGGGCGTTGATTCCCATCATCGGGACCTTAATTACTTCTGGTATCGCGTTATTGATCGCGATACCGGTCAGCTTCGGTATTGCCATCTTCTTGACCGAACTATCACCTAAATGGCTACGCCGCCCTCTCGGCATCGCAGTCGAATTGCTGGCGGGTATACCCAGTATCATTTACGGTATGTGGGGGCTATTCATTTTCGCCCCCTTGTTTGCCGAGCACGTCGAGCCCTGGATCAACCACCATATCGGCACACTTCCTTTGATCGGCGCATTTTTCTCCGGCCCGCCGATGGGTATCGGCATTCTGACCGCCGGAATCATCTTGTCCATCATGGTCATCCCCTTCATCGCCTCGGTGATGCGCGACGTGTTCGACGTCGTGCCCGCCATGCTCAAGGAGTCGGCCTATGGTTTGGGGGCAACCACATGGGAGGTGATGTGGAAAGTGGTGCTGCCTTACACCAAGATCGGTGTGGTTGGCGGAATCATGCTCGGCTTGGGCCGGGCGCTGGGCGAAACCATGGCAGTGACCTTCGTCATCGGCAATGCGCACGATCTCAACAAGTCCCTGCTTATGCCCGGCAACAGCATCTCATCGGCGCTGGCCAACGAATTCAACGAGGCGGTAGGCGACTTGTATACCTCATCGCTCATCGAGCTCGGCCTGATACTGTTCTTCATCACATTCGTTGTCCTTTCACTCGCTCGCCTGATGTTGCATAAACTGGCAAAGCGTGAAGGGCATGGGGCCTAA